GCACAAGAAAAGTTCAGAGTCAGTGCAGGTAGCGGCGCTGTTCCGGGGGCTGCGGCTGGTGCGTAGCGCAGAGGAGCGTCCAGTGGCGTCACGCAGCCGCGTTGCCGTGGACGCGCATGTGCCTGTTGAGGTTGCCAGACTGGGAGAAGCGCAGCAGGCAGAGCTTGCACTGATAGGGCTTTTCGCCCGAGTGGATGCGCAGGTGCTTGGTCAGCGTGGACGAGTCGGAGAAGGCCTTCTTGCACATGCGGCAGCGGTAGGGACGCTCGCCGCTGTGCGTGCGCATGTGGGTGGTGACGGAGGAGCTCTGCGAGAAGCGCCGGTCGCAGATGGGACAGCGGAACGGCTTCTCGCCCGAGTGTGTGCGTACGTGCGCCGTCAGGTTTGCAGCCTGGCTGAACGACTTGTGGCATTCGCCGCAGCGGTACGGCTTCTCGCCGCTATGCGTGCGCAGGTGCGTTTTGAGTGTGCTCGGCCGCGCGTACGTCTTGCCGCAGATGCGGCACAGGTTGGCCCGCGGGTTGCCGCCGACGCACTCGACCCCGTTGGCGTCAGACCCCGCGCCGGGCGGAGAGCCCACCGCCTTGCCGAAGCTGCtggtgctgccgccgctgcgccGCCGGTTGCCGAAGCTCAGCGGCGACGCTTTGCTCAGCACCGGCTTGAACGAcgacgccgccaccgccgacgCTGCGTCGCTGCCGCTCGTTGGCCGGAAGTCGGCCGTGAACGAGTACGTGGCCGCCGGCGGGTACGCCTGTGGGCTCAGCAGCCCCTGGCTCTGCTGGTGGTACACCGGAGAGCCGCTCGGCGCCCACTGCATCTGCGAATGATTAAACAACATTATTTCTTAATCTGTtacctgaataatttgaaattattttgtgaaatgtgaaacattttttaggttctcattttaaaaacaaatctaaGCTTCTTTCACGCCTGCAAACGACAACCATTTCTCCGACCATTTGGGTCATACTTTTCGGCTAGTTCCATTCAGACCAAGTGCAAAATGCCCAATTTGGAGAGCAGCCGGTGAACCAAGGAAAGACTCCCTACGATCGGTAACCATTTCTGGCccagaaataaagaaaataaatgtcgCCGAAAACGTTCTTTCCTCTTTGCATGACCTGGTGGGAAgtttttcggattttttggCATTGAGAAAAAGGAAAGTTAAACACGAAAATACAGACTAGTGCTGTTCATAACTGGAgagataacatttttaaccTCTTGCCATGAAAAGACCCAAAGAGGCTTCTGATTGTTAAACGCTTACCAAGGTCGCATAAGGTCgtgtttgatattttcctcttttttgatcaaaaaaccgtaaaaagcagaaaaaaattatttgaaacactTTTCAAAGAATATgggcattttaatttgggtttAATGAACAGGacatacatatattttctATCACGCTTGGAaccttggaatttttttgacaTTTATCGATGATTTTATTGGATACGTGGATTTTATCAGAcaaaattttcgattaaaaattatgtactTAAAAAGTACCGACggatagttaaaaattgattttaaaaaaagttttttgttcATATTAAGCGAAATGTTGTTTGCACGCactttttaaagataaatattcAGATTTTCCGTTCGCGTGGGAATTTATGTAATTATGATTGGGCCGATTAACACTAATGGttaaacaaattaagaaaatttcttaactTTCTAAGATGGTactggaaaattttctatttgcttGTGTGGTCaggagtttaaaatttcaaatgaatcgt
The nucleotide sequence above comes from Cloeon dipterum chromosome X, ieCloDipt1.1, whole genome shotgun sequence. Encoded proteins:
- the gl gene encoding protein glass isoform X2 → MDAGCYVPNNPAHFGLEAWPSVVDPAAPANPAASNGVGSDMAAFGMPTLDLEPLPSLFPFSPCSGTSYNEMVFCRELSIKDQSNKPAGGHDMADVLLSLKHAVVHPGQLAPAGSLSPNSFASPYPSLQQTSHQLPSAQLSYTVHPHHQMMSPTGGYGSQYCTSDPTGYGSTPQQQSQNTQHSSASMFPSMSVNVSMNMTMGYNVPDHQMAACPQMQWAPSGSPVYHQQSQGLLSPQAYPPAATYSFTADFRPTSGSDAASAVAASSFKPVLSKASPLSFGNRRRSGGSTSSFGKAVGSPPGAGSDANGVECVGGNPRANLCRICGKTYARPSTLKTHLRTHSGEKPYRCGECHKSFSQAANLTAHVRTHSGEKPFRCPICDRRFSQSSSVTTHMRTHSGERPYRCRMCKKAFSDSSTLTKHLRIHSGEKPYQCKLCLLRFSQSGNLNRHMRVHGNAAA
- the gl gene encoding protein glass isoform X5 yields the protein MDAGCYVPNNPAHFGLEAWPSVVDPAAPANPAASNGVGSDMAAFGMPTLDLEPLPSLFPFSPCSGTSYNEMVFCRELSIKDQSNKPAGGHDMADVLLSLKHAVVHPGQLAPAGSLSPNSFASPYPSLQQTSHQLPSAQLSYTVHPHHQMMSPTGGYGSQYCTSDPTGMSVNVSMNMTMGYNVPDHQMAACPQMQWAPSGSPVYHQQSQGLLSPQAYPPAATYSFTADFRPTSGSDAASAVAASSFKPVLSKASPLSFGNRRRSGGSTSSFGKAVGSPPGAGSDANGVECVGGNPRANLCRICGKTYARPSTLKTHLRTHSGEKPYRCGECHKSFSQAANLTAHVRTHSGEKPFRCPICDRRFSQSSSVTTHMRTHSGERPYRCRMCKKAFSDSSTLTKHLRIHSGEKPYQCKLCLLRFSQSGNLNRHMRVHGNAAA
- the gl gene encoding protein glass isoform X1, giving the protein MDAGCYVPNNPAHFGLEAWPSVVDPAAPANPAASNGVGSDMAAFGMPTLDLEPLPSLFPFSPCSGTSYNEMVFCRELSIKDQSNKPAGGHDMADVLLSLKHAVVHPGQLAPAGSLSPNSFASPYPSLQQTSHQLPSAQLSYTVHPHHQVNPYMMSPTGGYGSQYCTSDPTGYGSTPQQQSQNTQHSSASMFPSMSVNVSMNMTMGYNVPDHQMAACPQMQWAPSGSPVYHQQSQGLLSPQAYPPAATYSFTADFRPTSGSDAASAVAASSFKPVLSKASPLSFGNRRRSGGSTSSFGKAVGSPPGAGSDANGVECVGGNPRANLCRICGKTYARPSTLKTHLRTHSGEKPYRCGECHKSFSQAANLTAHVRTHSGEKPFRCPICDRRFSQSSSVTTHMRTHSGERPYRCRMCKKAFSDSSTLTKHLRIHSGEKPYQCKLCLLRFSQSGNLNRHMRVHGNAAA
- the gl gene encoding protein glass isoform X3, yielding MDAGCYVPNNPAHFGLEAWPSVVDPAAPANPAASNGVGSDMAAFGMPTLDLEPLPSLFPFSPCSGTSYKELSIKDQSNKPAGGHDMADVLLSLKHAVVHPGQLAPAGSLSPNSFASPYPSLQQTSHQLPSAQLSYTVHPHHQVNPYMMSPTGGYGSQYCTSDPTGYGSTPQQQSQNTQHSSASMFPSMSVNVSMNMTMGYNVPDHQMAACPQMQWAPSGSPVYHQQSQGLLSPQAYPPAATYSFTADFRPTSGSDAASAVAASSFKPVLSKASPLSFGNRRRSGGSTSSFGKAVGSPPGAGSDANGVECVGGNPRANLCRICGKTYARPSTLKTHLRTHSGEKPYRCGECHKSFSQAANLTAHVRTHSGEKPFRCPICDRRFSQSSSVTTHMRTHSGERPYRCRMCKKAFSDSSTLTKHLRIHSGEKPYQCKLCLLRFSQSGNLNRHMRVHGNAAA
- the gl gene encoding protein glass isoform X4; this translates as MDAGCYVPNNPAHFGLEAWPSVVDPAAPANPAASNGVGSDMAAFGMPTLDLEPLPSLFPFSPCSGTSYNEMVFCRELSIKDQSNKPAGGHDMADVLLSLKHAVVHPGQLAPAGSLSPNSFASPYPSLQQTSHQLPSAQLSYTVHPHHQVNPYMMSPTGGYGSQYCTSDPTGMSVNVSMNMTMGYNVPDHQMAACPQMQWAPSGSPVYHQQSQGLLSPQAYPPAATYSFTADFRPTSGSDAASAVAASSFKPVLSKASPLSFGNRRRSGGSTSSFGKAVGSPPGAGSDANGVECVGGNPRANLCRICGKTYARPSTLKTHLRTHSGEKPYRCGECHKSFSQAANLTAHVRTHSGEKPFRCPICDRRFSQSSSVTTHMRTHSGERPYRCRMCKKAFSDSSTLTKHLRIHSGEKPYQCKLCLLRFSQSGNLNRHMRVHGNAAA